In Mustela lutreola isolate mMusLut2 chromosome 1, mMusLut2.pri, whole genome shotgun sequence, one genomic interval encodes:
- the LOC131822707 gene encoding membrane-spanning 4-domains subfamily A member 3-like — protein MASQEVGNEEPRIASTGSPPASQAEPEVINNSVYQPIGELQNHLKEKLQAFGAVQILSGAIILVLGVFLGSLRNIFHFFSVFFFIFYTAYPLWGPIFFIVSGSLSVVTGRKPTRALVQNTFGMNIASATVALVGFVFLSINLAVNKQSFKNCEASQSQDLCIYVGIFSNGLMSVMLILTLLELCISISVSAMWCVESSRNSTEVISTPSNSV, from the exons ATGGCCTCCCAAGAAGTTGGTAATGAAGAACCTAGGATAGCCTCAACAGGTAGTCCCCCAGCAAGCCAGGCGGAACCAGAGGTGATAAATAACTCTGTCTACCAGCCCATTGGTGAATTGCAAAATCATCTGAAGGAGAAACTACAAGCCTTTGGG GCCGTCCAGATCCTGAGTGGAGCAATTATTCTGGTTCTAGGTGTTTTTCTAGGTTCCTTAAGAAACATATTCCATTTCTtcagtgtgtttttctttatcttctacACAGCTTATCCACTGTGGGGCCCTATATTT TTCATTGTTTCAGGATCCTTATCTGTTGTAACTGGGAGAAAACCCACAAGAGCGCTG gTGCAAAACACTTTTGGAATGAATATTGCCAGCGCTACTGTGGCTCTAgttgggtttgtttttctctcaatAAATTTAGCAGTTAATAAGCAGTCTTTCAAGAACTGTGAGGCTTCACAGTCACAGGACTTATGCATTTACGTGGGCATCTTTTCAAAC GGCCTGATGTCCGTAATGCTGATTCTTACTTTGCTGGAATTGTGCATAAGCATCTCTGTCTCAGCCATGTGGTGTGTAGAAAGCTCACGTAATTCGACTGAG gtgATTTCCACTCCTTCCAATTCTGTATAA
- the LOC131822708 gene encoding high affinity immunoglobulin epsilon receptor subunit beta-like has product MDPENSGRAGLALPNPQGPSSAPEIELSEVSLHENPLLQKTASSPPCHTWLIFLKRELEFLGVTQILVGLICLCFGTIVCSVINISELKEDVFSSFKAGYPFWGAVFFAISGFLPIMSEKKHTTCLMWGTLWANAVSSIAAGIGIFILTVNLKKSSAFIYNCQEVYGEDFCFMACFSTEIVAMILFLTILGFCSAVSLIIYGVGEVVQGNKIAEDRLYEELNIYSPIYSELEDKVEASSPADS; this is encoded by the exons ATGGACCCAGAAAATAGTGGCCGGGCAGGTCTTGCTCTCCCAAACCCACAAGGGCCCTCCAG TGCGCCTGAAATTGAGCTTTCAGAAGTATCTCTCCATGAAAACCCCTTACTACAGAAGACTGCCTCATCCCCACCATGCCACACATGGCTGATATTTTTGAAGAGGGAACTGGAGTTTCTGGGG GTAACACAAATTCTGGTTGGCTTGATATGTCTTTGTTTTGGAACAATTGTCTGCTCCGTGATCAATATTTCAGAACTTAAGGAAGATGTTTTTTCATCATTTAAAGCAGGCTACCCATTCTGGGGAGCCGTGTTT TTTGctatttctggatttttgccAATTATGTCTGAAAAGAAACACACTACCTGTCTG ATGTGGGGAACCCTGTGGGCCAACGCTGTCAGCAGCATAGCTGCCGGAATAGGAATCTTCATCCTGACGGTCAATCTGAAGAAGAGCTCTGCTTTTATCTACAACTGCCAGGAAGTTTACGGAGAGGACTTCTGCTTTATGGCTTGTTTTTCCACT GAAATTGTGGCAATGATCCTGTTTCTCACCATTCTGGGATTTTGTAGTGCCGTGTCCCTCATAATCTATGGGGTTGGAGAAGTAGTCCAAGGGAACAAG ATTGCAGAAGATCGTCTTTATGAGGAATTAAACATATATTCACCGATTTACAGTGAGTTGGAAGACAAAGTGGAGGCCTCTTCTCCAGCTGATTCATAA